The Cuculus canorus isolate bCucCan1 chromosome 10, bCucCan1.pri, whole genome shotgun sequence region CCCAAATCCTACAAGAGGCAGCACACCCCGGCAGACCTCGGGCACGGAGGTGATGCTCCCGGGCATTGCTGCGGGGCTCAGCCCTGCCACCTCCACCAGTGCCGGCTGCTTGGCACTGAGGCAGCCCTGGCTCTCTTGGCCTTTGTCATGTTGAGCGCGGCCGTGTCAGCACCACAGGTTGCACGGCTGTGTCACATGTGTTCACTGTATAATCTTCCAGCAAAAATAGCCACCTCACGTCTGTGCAATTACATAACACTGTAATCACAGCGTAGCTGCAGAATAAATACAGAGCTCCTTGCAGCCGGTGTGAAGCAGTGCTTGCCTCCCACACTAGCTAATTTCAACCTGGAAACATCTTgccagagcagaaaacaaaacccttaACTGTGGGTCTGCTGTTCATAATTAGTGCTGCCAGACCCAGTTATTTATTCAGAGCCGTAAACACCCCTCATGCATGATTAGAGCATCTGTGAGCCCATTAAAAACCAAGCTCTCCCAGAAATCTGAGAGGGTCTCAGTGCCACAGCATGGAGCAATGCAATTTTACCTGGTCCTGCTGTGATACCAGTGTCTGCATCCAAATTGATGCGTAATGGTAATGAGGGGTAAGGTACGCTTGCAGACTGCTTAAACTGGGTCTAAAGGcacaggagggagctgagctctgctATGCTTACCAGCAAATGAGAGGAGGGGTGCTGGTGGTGTATTAACTTACCTGagctgggatggatgggatgcTCTCTGCCTTCACCTCTGTGAGGTTTGTCTTGGGATGATGGGGTTTTATAACTAGCTTCAATAGGCAGAGTTAGATGCTGAcactcatttccctttttttgggATCAACTGATGGACCAACTGCCACCCCTTCCTCAGACCCCAGCAAGAGTGAAAGCTGCATCAGAATCTTGTGCAGTGTCCTGCAAGCTCAGGACTTGGTACTTCTGCAATTCTGACTTGCTCTATCCTGCTTTAACTGCTGTGCCTGTCATTGCAGGGCAATACAAAGATCAACACATTCAACTGGTCCAAAATTCGCAAACTGAGTTTcaagaggaaacattttctcatcAAGCTCCATGCAAACATCTCTGTAAGTATTgcactgcaggcagctgccaggagcaggagcaggcagctgtGGACCGAGGATCAGCCATATGAAGTTCCCGATTTTGAATTAAAtctgttcctgctgctcaggGGTGAtgctcctccctccctttaTCATGGCATGCGCCGCACCCATGTTCCCAGTGGGGTGGTGCTGCACTGCCCAGAGCCAGTGGCAGCCCAGTGCGATCCTCTGGGGGGTCAAGAGGGCAAACGGCAGAGCCTGGCCCTGCACCCCCTGATGCTGGCGTGCTTGTTTCTGGCCACGCAGGCACTGTGCAAGGACACGCTGGAGTTCACCATGGCGAGCCGGGACACCTGCAAGGCTTTCTGGAAGACGTGTGTGGAGTACCATGCCTTCTTCAGGCTGTCTGAAGAACCCAAGTCAAAGCCCAAAGCGCTTCTGTGCAGTAAGGGCTCCAGCTTCCGCTACAGGTGAAGCCCTAGGGGAAAACCAAATGCATGAGGCCAGGAAGGGTGTGGGAGTGGCTcaaagcttcctttttttgttacGTGGCTGGACGCAGGAGGATGATGCCCAACAGCTGTTTTTTCCTAGAGAGATCCTTGCCTTGGTTCTGCTGTATCCCCTTGCCTTCCTCGGGGTATGGGGATGCTCTTGGCTGGGGCTGGTGGTATTGCTCAcactttccccttccccccctgcAGTGGGAGGacacagaggcagctgctggagcatgggAGGAAGGTGAAGATGAAGAGCTTGCCCTTTGAGAGGTACCAGGGGTCATGGAGGAGGGCTGTGCCTGGACCAGGGGAAGATCCTACTGGCCATTCACCCCCCCATGCTCTTGACCTTGCAGGAAGCACTACGGGTCCCACTATGATGAGAGACAGTGCCGCTCCTCCCCAGACCTCCTGACGGACGTCTCCAAACAGGTATTTCCCCCTGGCATCAGAGAGGGGTAGTGCTAGAGTAGGGGCTATTGAAATcatggcctccagctggagttcagCTGGAAGCTAATCCTTGGCTCCGCAGGCTCCCTGCTGGCCCTGCCTGCCATGCTTTGCCCCCTGCCCAGCCACGAGTCTGGGCACCTGGGCACCCACCCACTCTCTGCCCTTGCTCAGGTGGAGGAGCTGCGCCTGGCCTATGGCAATCGGGGCTCCTACCATGCCAACGGGGTGCACACCTCCGAGCCCACACTGGACAGCCAGCGCCGCAGTTCTGCCGTGGAAGTGACGtttgctgctgagctggagcGCTCCAAGCCCGAAGCATCCCCTGCCTTCTTGTCCCACTCCAAAAGCTCATCTGCCTTCCCCCTACTTTACTCGGAGCTGGAGCTAGAGCGGGCATGGGAACCTGCTGACCTCTTTGGTGCCAGGAACCCCTTGACCTCTTTTAGGCCCCACCACCAGTTCACCGGGAACAGTAAAAGCACCTCAGTGGGTAACATGCGGGAGGTGAGTGCCCGGCAGCTGGTGTATACAGACGTACCGTGTCCCCCGTCCGTGCCTGCCCCAGCTCCGCAGGTCCTCTTCTACCTGGACAGGCCCCCACAGGCTCCATGCCACACACCAGCACCCAGCAAGGATGACGTGGGACCAGCTGGTGGAGGTGGCCCCATGGCAGCAAAACCCCCCAGGCGGAGCCCGAGTGAGACCCAGCCTGGAGAGTTTCATCACAAGGCTGCATGCATGGCAGTGGGTGCAAGGCTGGCCCCAGCAGGGGAGAATAGGTCCCTGGCTCGCTCCTTCGATTATGGCCTTCAGGAGCAGCCTCCCAAGAGGTCTTGGAGCCAATCAGACATGAAAACCATCCGCTTCCCCTATGGCTCTGAGTTCAGACCACTGGGGCCGTGCCCCACACTGAGCAGCCGGAGAGCAGGTGTCTTTTGGCACATGCCAGCGCAGCAAGGGCTGGCACCAGGGCTGCGATGCTCTGCCGAGCGCTATGTGGGCAGCAGCACCGAGTCCAGCGACTCCGACTCTGACCTCCTGGCTGCCGACTACTGCTCCCTGTATGGCCGAGTGCTGCGGTCACCTATGGCCCGGGTGCGGCTGTCCTCTggcagcctccagctggatgaagaggatgaggaggtgTCTTTCGCCACTGGTGCTGCTGAAGAAAGGACTTCCAGGGGGGCCTCCAGGTATTTCACCTAGATACCTGACACTGTCcagagggagcagaggtggctggCACCGACATGGGGCCGCACAAGGTGCCACTcttgtctgcagggctgcttaCTTCTTGCAAAACATTGATGGGCTTGTGTTGTGAGAGTGCTCTTAGTTATGGAGGATGTATTAACAGACAACAGGGAGCATTCAGAAGAAGTACTTAACCCCTGCACCACATTTGGAAGTTAGTGCATCTCTGCCACCACATGCAAGGGTTCTGCTCCAGCCGGGGGAGCCAGGGCTCTCCTAAAGTCCTGCAACGACCTTGGGTCCTGCTCAAGCTGGTGGCAGCTGGCCATGCTTGGTGTTCAGCTGATGGATTCTTCATTGAGGGGGTAGGTATAAAAAGAAGAGTCATCTCATGGAAGAGTTTAAACTTCTGTTTCTcacagctgcagggaagggtGTTTGAGGCCCACTGGGAGAGTAGTAGGTTTAGGGGAGGTTGACCTGTGGACACAGAACCCGAATCCgttctgcctctcctccctccaaCGCTGCAGGGAGTGCCTGGTCCTCCAGGACAAGGTTGCATGCCTGGTGTACTCTTTGTGATCCTCGGAGCCAGAGTGGAAGCACACAGCTCTGTCTTCTCCCAGTCAGTTTGCTGCGCTATTCTTCCACAAGAAACATCCCATTGCTGCCTGCAACTCATTTAGCAACATCCAACAGTGAGCGCAGGGAAGTGGGGTCATGAATGACAACCATATAACTCTGCTTCTTTCAGGTCCATTAGCTGTCATTTTTCTGGCAGCAGCTCCGTAACCCCAGCACCTCAGGGGCCTGCTCAAATCTAGGGGAGCAGAGCATGTAAGGGGGTCCTTTGTTGCACCGAGTCAGGCGGCAGTTAAGCAGCATGGGGAAAAAGATCTCAGGAGGGATTAGGAAATaaacaggcagctgctgctcatccTTGACATTAGAAAGTAGCTCTGCTTTACCCATGGTGTTTCCGAACTTTCCCATTTACTACAGAAGAGACTGccatggggcagcaggagggggaTTCCCAATTTATTAATTGCTACCTTGAAGGGTGAAGGTATAAAGATAGTTCTTGGAAGTACTTTTATTACAAAAC contains the following coding sequences:
- the FRMD7 gene encoding FERM domain-containing protein 7 isoform X5; translation: MALGSLFLGIQFFCSSLRSTSVTAAFSIQLRRKLCVQEESGLPSRHTAHIARTPASATRSATCLRMLHLKVQFLDDSQKIFVVDQKSCGKGLFNLTCSHLNLVEKEYFGLEFRSQAGNQVWLEPLKPITKQVKMDPGHLREELTRYLFTLQIKKDLALGQLPCSDKSAALLVSHLLQSELGDFHEETDQQHLATHRYLPNQEYLDNKIMHYHRRHRGKTPAESDVQLLDVARKLEMYGIRPHPASDGEGLQINLAVTHMGVLVLRGNTKINTFNWSKIRKLSFKRKHFLIKLHANISALCKDTLEFTMASRDTCKAFWKTCVEYHAFFRLSEEPKSKPKALLCSKGSSFRYSGRTQRQLLEHGRKVKMKSLPFERKHYGSHYDERQCRSSPDLLTDVSKQVEELRLAYGNRGSYHANGVHTSEPTLDSQRRSSAVEVTFAAELERSKPEASPAFLSHSKSSSAFPLLYSELELERAWEPADLFGARNPLTSFRPHHQFTGNSKSTSVGNMREVSARQLVYTDVPCPPSVPAPAPQVLFYLDRPPQAPCHTPAPSKDDVGPAGGGGPMAAKPPRRSPSETQPGEFHHKAACMAVGARLAPAGENRSLARSFDYGLQEQPPKRSWSQSDMKTIRFPYGSEFRPLGPCPTLSSRRAGVFWHMPAQQGLAPGLRCSAERYVGSSTESSDSDSDLLAADYCSLYGRVLRSPMARVRLSSGSLQLDEEDEEVSFATGAAEERTSRGASRYFT
- the FRMD7 gene encoding FERM domain-containing protein 7 isoform X4, producing the protein MALGSLFLGIQFFCSSLRSTSVTAAFSIQLRRKLCVQEESGLPSRHTAHIARTPASATRSATCLRMLHLKVQFLDDSQKIFVVDQKSCGKGLFNLTCSHLNLVEKEYFGLEFRSQAGNQVWLEPLKPITKQVKNPKEVLFKFMVKFFPVDPGHLREELTRYLFTLQIKKDLALGQLPCSDKSAALLVSHLLQSELGDFHEETDQQHLATHRYLPNQEYLDNKIMHYHRRHRGKTPAESDVQLLDVARKLEMYGIRPHPASDGEGLQINLAVTHMGVLVLRGNTKINTFNWSKIRKLSFKRKHFLIKLHANISALCKDTLEFTMASRDTCKAFWKTCVEYHAFFRLSEEPKSKPKALLCSKGSSFRYSGRTQRQLLEHGRKVKMKSLPFERKHYGSHYDERQCRSSPDLLTDVSKQVEELRLAYGNRGSYHANGVHTSEPTLDSQRRSSAVEVTFAAELERSKPEASPAFLSHSKSSSAFPLLYSELELERAWEPADLFGARNPLTSFRPHHQFTGNSKSTSVGNMREVSARQLVYTDVPCPPSVPAPAPQVLFYLDRPPQAPCHTPAPSKDDVGPAGGGGPMAAKPPRRSPSETQPGEFHHKAACMAVGARLAPAGENRSLARSFDYGLQEQPPKRSWSQSDMKTIRFPYGSEFRPLGPCPTLSSRRAGVFWHMPAQQGLAPGLRCSAERYVGSSTESSDSDSDLLAADYCSLYGRVLRSPMARVRLSSGSLQLDEEDEEVSFATGAAEERTSRGASRYFT
- the FRMD7 gene encoding FERM domain-containing protein 7 isoform X1, with protein sequence MALGSLFLGIQFFCSSLRSTSVTAAFSIQLRRKLCVQEESGLPSRHTAHIARTPASATRSATCLRMLHLKVQFLDDSQKIFVVDQKSCGKGLFNLTCSHLNLVEKEYFGLEFRSQAGNQVWLEPLKPITKQVKNPKEVLFKFMVKFFPVDPGHLREELTRYLFTLQIKKDLALGQLPCSDKSAALLVSHLLQSELGDFHEETDQQHLATHRYLPNQEYLDNKIMHYHRRHRGKTPAESDVQLLDVARKLEMYGIRPHPASDGEGLQINLAVTHMGVLVLRGNTKINTFNWSKIRKLSFKRKHFLIKLHANISVSIALQAAARSRSRQLWTEDQPYEVPDFELNLFLLLRGDAPPSLYHGMRRTHVPSGVVLHCPEPVAAQCDPLGGQEGKRQSLALHPLMLACLFLATQALCKDTLEFTMASRDTCKAFWKTCVEYHAFFRLSEEPKSKPKALLCSKGSSFRYSGRTQRQLLEHGRKVKMKSLPFERKHYGSHYDERQCRSSPDLLTDVSKQVEELRLAYGNRGSYHANGVHTSEPTLDSQRRSSAVEVTFAAELERSKPEASPAFLSHSKSSSAFPLLYSELELERAWEPADLFGARNPLTSFRPHHQFTGNSKSTSVGNMREVSARQLVYTDVPCPPSVPAPAPQVLFYLDRPPQAPCHTPAPSKDDVGPAGGGGPMAAKPPRRSPSETQPGEFHHKAACMAVGARLAPAGENRSLARSFDYGLQEQPPKRSWSQSDMKTIRFPYGSEFRPLGPCPTLSSRRAGVFWHMPAQQGLAPGLRCSAERYVGSSTESSDSDSDLLAADYCSLYGRVLRSPMARVRLSSGSLQLDEEDEEVSFATGAAEERTSRGASRYFT
- the FRMD7 gene encoding FERM domain-containing protein 7 isoform X3, with product MALGSLFLGIQFFCSSLRSTSVTAAFSIQLRRKLCVQEESGLPSRHTAHIARTPASATRSATCLRMLHLKVQFLDDSQKIFVVDQKSCGKGLFNLTCSHLNLVEKEYFGLEFRSQAGNQVWLEPLKPITKQVKMDPGHLREELTRYLFTLQIKKDLALGQLPCSDKSAALLVSHLLQSELGDFHEETDQQHLATHRYLPNQEYLDNKIMHYHRRHRGKTPAESDVQLLDVARKLEMYGIRPHPASDGEGLQINLAVTHMGVLVLRGNTKINTFNWSKIRKLSFKRKHFLIKLHANISVSIALQAAARSRSRQLWTEDQPYEVPDFELNLFLLLRGDAPPSLYHGMRRTHVPSGVVLHCPEPVAAQCDPLGGQEGKRQSLALHPLMLACLFLATQALCKDTLEFTMASRDTCKAFWKTCVEYHAFFRLSEEPKSKPKALLCSKGSSFRYSGRTQRQLLEHGRKVKMKSLPFERKHYGSHYDERQCRSSPDLLTDVSKQVEELRLAYGNRGSYHANGVHTSEPTLDSQRRSSAVEVTFAAELERSKPEASPAFLSHSKSSSAFPLLYSELELERAWEPADLFGARNPLTSFRPHHQFTGNSKSTSVGNMREVSARQLVYTDVPCPPSVPAPAPQVLFYLDRPPQAPCHTPAPSKDDVGPAGGGGPMAAKPPRRSPSETQPGEFHHKAACMAVGARLAPAGENRSLARSFDYGLQEQPPKRSWSQSDMKTIRFPYGSEFRPLGPCPTLSSRRAGVFWHMPAQQGLAPGLRCSAERYVGSSTESSDSDSDLLAADYCSLYGRVLRSPMARVRLSSGSLQLDEEDEEVSFATGAAEERTSRGASRYFT
- the FRMD7 gene encoding FERM domain-containing protein 7 isoform X2, which codes for MDLFLGIQFFCSSLRSTSVTAAFSIQLRRKLCVQEESGLPSRHTAHIARTPASATRSATCLRMLHLKVQFLDDSQKIFVVDQKSCGKGLFNLTCSHLNLVEKEYFGLEFRSQAGNQVWLEPLKPITKQVKNPKEVLFKFMVKFFPVDPGHLREELTRYLFTLQIKKDLALGQLPCSDKSAALLVSHLLQSELGDFHEETDQQHLATHRYLPNQEYLDNKIMHYHRRHRGKTPAESDVQLLDVARKLEMYGIRPHPASDGEGLQINLAVTHMGVLVLRGNTKINTFNWSKIRKLSFKRKHFLIKLHANISVSIALQAAARSRSRQLWTEDQPYEVPDFELNLFLLLRGDAPPSLYHGMRRTHVPSGVVLHCPEPVAAQCDPLGGQEGKRQSLALHPLMLACLFLATQALCKDTLEFTMASRDTCKAFWKTCVEYHAFFRLSEEPKSKPKALLCSKGSSFRYSGRTQRQLLEHGRKVKMKSLPFERKHYGSHYDERQCRSSPDLLTDVSKQVEELRLAYGNRGSYHANGVHTSEPTLDSQRRSSAVEVTFAAELERSKPEASPAFLSHSKSSSAFPLLYSELELERAWEPADLFGARNPLTSFRPHHQFTGNSKSTSVGNMREVSARQLVYTDVPCPPSVPAPAPQVLFYLDRPPQAPCHTPAPSKDDVGPAGGGGPMAAKPPRRSPSETQPGEFHHKAACMAVGARLAPAGENRSLARSFDYGLQEQPPKRSWSQSDMKTIRFPYGSEFRPLGPCPTLSSRRAGVFWHMPAQQGLAPGLRCSAERYVGSSTESSDSDSDLLAADYCSLYGRVLRSPMARVRLSSGSLQLDEEDEEVSFATGAAEERTSRGASRYFT